The genomic segment cctccgtgaccttcgaaagtaAAGGACATACAAACtagcctttccttctgcaggttgacgttgctggggatgggtctacaagaaacaatatcaaaattaataccaaatggttttgGCTTAAAACGAATGGAATCACGATGTAGTACTCGGGTTCGGGTTCGggcataattaaaaaaaaggagagttgaTACACAATTCCATgtagaaaactgaaaatttaccCCTATGTACGATGATGAATGCAGTTGGTAACAAATAACTAAAACTAACCCTCCCTTTTGACTAAAATTATAAACCCAACCACGCCCCAATACCTTCTGACAAAAATTATAAGTATCTAACTCTAACCCCacctttaaacaaaaaaaactttacgaccttcattttaattcaaagCAAATGACGTTTCTGACATAGTCCCTCTATCGGCAATTATAAGAACAAAATGTAATGCGTTCATCTGCTTGACAGTTGAGACGTTTGTGTGTTTGAGCGATCGATCACGTCTGTTgtccttttcaaaaaatgactttCTATTCAAGCTAATCCACTTTCAACGAAAATTGACTTTCTTGAACAGCTAGCGATGGCGATGAGAACTTGTAACATATCTGCACGATCCGTTTTCCTGTTTAATATTATAACAGTTTTAGTACTTGTGACCTATCTTGTggatttagagaaaaaaattgccaatgcTAAAGTTAGTTCACAACACAACTCAGATCTGCTCAATACCCAAGTCAATGGTATTAACTCAAAATAATATTATGAATACAAATGTTACATTAACAGAATATCTTGTGAATAGGTGCTTTGTTACCTAGTAGTTTTCCATCACAGAATccaactttattttacaacCGTGTCCCTAAAACTGGATCAACCTCTTTTGTGGGTCTGGCATATGACTTGTGTTCAAGAAACAAGTTTAAAGTGCTTCAtgtaaatgtttcaaaaaatgcaCACACCATGTCTTTGAATGAtcaggtaataatttttttttaaattaaattttcctgcAAGTAATTGTAGCCTGTTTGTATTATTTGAAGTTACGATTTGCAAGGAATCTAAGCAGTTGGGATTTAAAGCAACCATCATTTTACCATGGACATATAGCTTATTTGGATTTCACAAAATTTGGATCCACTGCACCAATATTTATTAACCTTATCAGACAGCCACTTGATAGAATGGtgtcatattattatttccttcgCTATGGAGATGATTTCCGACCACATCTCATCAGAAGAAAGCAGGGGAACAAAACAGTAATTTAATTTGGAG from the Daphnia pulex isolate KAP4 chromosome 1, ASM2113471v1 genome contains:
- the LOC124199175 gene encoding heparan sulfate 2-O-sulfotransferase 1-like, which translates into the protein MAMRTCNISARSVFLFNIITVLVLVTYLVDLEKKIANAKVSSQHNSDLLNTQVNGALLPSSFPSQNPTLFYNRVPKTGSTSFVGLAYDLCSRNKFKVLHVNVSKNAHTMSLNDQLRFARNLSSWDLKQPSFYHGHIAYLDFTKFGSTAPIFINLIRQPLDRMVSYYYFLRYGDDFRPHLIRRKQGNKTSFDDCVKEGQTECDPNNLWLQVPFFCGHHADCWVPGSSWAFEQAKNNLIKNYLLVGVTEQMEEFVAVLEATLPIFFKGSLKLYRQGSKSHLRKTNLKIPPKAETIERFRNSTVWQLENEFYEFALRQFEFVKSRTLNPDLSGKGQQFFYEKIRPK